The DNA window TCCGGATGTGATGGATCTCTATAGCCGGGTCAGCGTCGGAACAAAGGTCGTTGTGCTCTGATTGCACCTTGGCGCTTGCTGGGCTGCCATGATCTGGAGATTGCGTATTTCAAAGCAGCGTGCACATCCTTGTGTCCGACGAGGGAACTGAGTTTGTTCTTGCGCTATCCGTTGGTTGGTCGCTAAGTCACGTTGCTGCATCCGTGAGCTTTTGTGGTCGACAAGCAACCTCGGCCTGATCCAATACGAGAATCGAAGGCAATTCAATGACCGGACAACTTTCTCTCCCCCGCGATCGGATTTCCGTGCTTTTGTTGGAAGGCATCAGTCAAAGCGCCGTGGACTACTTTGCGTCGTCTGGCTACGTCAATCTGACACATCTGCCGAAGGCTCTGGATGACAAGGATCTCAAAAGTCATATAGCGGAAGCGCATATTGTCGGAATTCGCTCACGCACGCATCTGACAGAGGAAATTTTCAGTTCCGCGAAGAAGCTCATGGCTGTCGGCTGTTTTTCTGTGGGGACAAATCAGGTCGATCTGGATGCAGCCCGCCGACGCGGGATACCCGTGTTCAACGCCCCCTATTCGAATACGCGCTCGGTGGCAGAACTTGTCATCGGCGAAATCATAATGCTGACCCGGCGGATTTTCCCGCGTTCGGCTTCCGCTCATGAAGGCGGATGGGACAAATCTGCCGAAGGTAGTCGCGAGGTGCGCGGGAAAACGCTAGGCATTGTGGGCTATGGCAATATCGGCTCGCAGCTGAGCGTTCTTGCGGAAAGCATGGGTATGAACGTTCGCTATTTTGATCCGTCAGATAAGCTTCGTCATGGCAATTCAGAATCGATGACAACGCTCGGCGAGCTTCTTGAAATCTCAGATTTCGTGACGATGCATGTTCCGGAAACGAGTTCGACGCGAAACATGATAACCGAGGCCGAACTGCGCAGGATGAAAAAGGGAGCGATTTTCATCAATAATTCCCGCGGGACCGTGGTGGATCTTGAAGCGCTCGCGAAGGTTTTGAAAGAAGGACATCTCGCAGGCGCGGCCGTGGACGTGTTCCCGAAGGAGCCGGCATCGAATAAGGAGCGTTTCGAAACGCCACTTCAGGGTTTGGAGAATGCCATTCTCACTCCGCATATTGGCGGGTCGACCGAAGAAGCCCAGGAGCGTATTGGCAGGGAAGTCTCCAGGAAGCTTGTCGAATATTCCGACGTCGGCTCGACGCTGGGGGCGGTCAATTTTCCCCAGGTTCAACTGCCGCCACGTCCAAACGGCACGCGTTTCATCCATGTTCACGAAAATCGCCCTGGCATCCTAAATAGTCTGAATGTGATTTTTTCGTCCCGTGGACTGAATATCGTCGGCGAGTTCCTGCAGACGTATGGCGAAACGGGTTACGTGGTCATTGAAGCCGAGGGCGTTGGCCAGATAGCGGATGACATACTTGATGCGCTTCGCCAGATTCCGGGAACGATCCGAGCGCGATTGCTTTACTGACGCTGGTGGGAAAATATATTCTGCAAGTGTTTCTGACGCAGTTTTATAGCCACAGGCAACTCGTGGTTCTAATATTGGTCGCGTTGCCGAACGCGCTGTTCCAGAGCGGCTTCAAACGCTCGAAATAACTTCTTCATCACCTGCGCTTTGTAGGGAAACACCTCCGTTGAATCCATCCCGTGGACGTACATCCCCACATCGGCCTCGAACACCAGCAGGCGGCCATCGGGCAATTCGGCACAGTCGATGGCAAAATAGTCCAGTCCGAAACACCGACCGAGCTCGGCGAAGGCGTTTGCGTGGCGGATAGCGAAGTCCTCGTCGAAACTCGTCATCCAGGCGGCTTCCTCAGCACGCCTGTCCTCGAAATGCGACATGCGGGCGTTCTGGTAATGCACCATCCAGTGTTCGGAGACAGCCATATGGCTGGCATAGGCTTTGCCGTCGATAAAGGCTATGCGTTGCTTGCGGAACTTGCCATCCTCGCTGCTGTAATCGATGAATGAGGCAACGTAAAATAGCGGGTCCGGATGCAGTTCCAAGAAGCCGCGCAACTGCGCGGGGTCGATGATCTTTTCCATGCCGTGGCCGGCATGGGTGTCGAGCGGGCGGACGATGAACGGGTAGCTGACGATACCGGCGGCAGCCTCCAGGGCCAGCACACGGTTGGCGATGTCCTGAAGCACGTTTCTGGAAATTCGCGTGATGGCTGGCGTCACGACGGCAACTGCTTCCCGGAGCGATTCGGCGACGCCGTCGCGAGACAAACCCATGACCGCGCGCGGCGCATTA is part of the Rhizobium jaguaris genome and encodes:
- the serA gene encoding phosphoglycerate dehydrogenase, with translation MTGQLSLPRDRISVLLLEGISQSAVDYFASSGYVNLTHLPKALDDKDLKSHIAEAHIVGIRSRTHLTEEIFSSAKKLMAVGCFSVGTNQVDLDAARRRGIPVFNAPYSNTRSVAELVIGEIIMLTRRIFPRSASAHEGGWDKSAEGSREVRGKTLGIVGYGNIGSQLSVLAESMGMNVRYFDPSDKLRHGNSESMTTLGELLEISDFVTMHVPETSSTRNMITEAELRRMKKGAIFINNSRGTVVDLEALAKVLKEGHLAGAAVDVFPKEPASNKERFETPLQGLENAILTPHIGGSTEEAQERIGREVSRKLVEYSDVGSTLGAVNFPQVQLPPRPNGTRFIHVHENRPGILNSLNVIFSSRGLNIVGEFLQTYGETGYVVIEAEGVGQIADDILDALRQIPGTIRARLLY
- a CDS encoding ATP-grasp domain-containing protein, coding for MTKEPTPNSRLPGPVEIIGKAKIIRSIYEGRDIMPLWHDLLGRVTADHSDAAAFFDLSIITNSVGQKSEAAIAQRAALRLSKTYRVTFGSGTGLNILVLVAKGDFMANTPIELLLEESNVNVLLHYVDADTTNLDDIPNHDIAFVAVAESTENLPVLLNLERLLRDWRGPIMNNAPRAVMGLSRDGVAESLREAVAVVTPAITRISRNVLQDIANRVLALEAAAGIVSYPFIVRPLDTHAGHGMEKIIDPAQLRGFLELHPDPLFYVASFIDYSSEDGKFRKQRIAFIDGKAYASHMAVSEHWMVHYQNARMSHFEDRRAEEAAWMTSFDEDFAIRHANAFAELGRCFGLDYFAIDCAELPDGRLLVFEADVGMYVHGMDSTEVFPYKAQVMKKLFRAFEAALEQRVRQRDQY